The following is a genomic window from Aricia agestis chromosome 12, ilAriAges1.1, whole genome shotgun sequence.
AGCAACAAATCCATCCgctgcgtacgctccgatttCGATCCGGTGAACGCGCACCTTTAAGGTCAGTTGACAGTTCTCAATGCGACGTAACGCGTAGATGCCGTTAGATGCTTTTTTAGATGAACcattaaaaaaactttgtaGGTGTTACAAAATTAAGTGAAAATTACTTTAAATTGTGTATGGACtccttatattatagagtttactgtgaaagtagcagcgctgaaagaaaacTTTTTTAGGATTTGTATGGGCGACCGCggcgcgtcatgaatttttccacacaaagatgataaaaaaagttactctttcagcgtagctttcagtgctgctactttcatagtgaacgcGTAATtacgcccacaagggggcgttatctcCCACTTTAGGAAAGGCTGGAATAGATGATGAAAAAGAagaaaactcgtttatcgcgaaggaaccgcacattttcttGGGATGAAAAGAatcctatgtgctttcccgggacttaaagtatctccatatcaaatttcagcaacatcggttcaccggtttgggcatgaagaggtaatagacagacacactttcacattttataatattatagtaagtatagataaaaaACAACATGTTATTCATCAAAGGAATGTCGATGTGAGAGCTAGTATCTTCTTTAAAGTGGTACACACTAAAAATCTTGTAAAGAAACACTATCTACTCTCCCTAACTCTGTAGGTCTATTAACACCAATGATTAGTCAGCGAGGAAGCGAAACAGGACCCCTGAGTACACTCATTATCCtaaagcagtgtttttcaaccttctTAATATGATGCAACTAATTTTGACATTTagaatattttgacattatttttttaacttaattttgactttaaacgagaaattacaacttttactaataattattatgatttatgactaaTGAATGatataattaggtacttataaaTTGCCAGCCAAAAAATTTGTCAATAACTTTACtacttagttattataattgtcattataatattatttggactTCGTCAACTACGACAAAATATGCGATCTACCGAAATGTAACATCTCTAGCAACCATAttttatccaaataaatatcatttcatttcatttcaaccTCCTTGGTATGAAAACATTgtatttaagatatttcataAACATAGCTACAtgctttttattaagtatgtagctatgtttatgaaaatatcattttcttttaattctcctatataatatgtataataataattaatattagataatcttttaaaattgaGCTTTTTGCGATATTAGTTCTCTCGACTTCTGGCAAACCCCTACTGAAGCTTCGCGACCCCCAAGGGGGTGCGAGTGGCTACCCATAGGTTGAAAAACAGTGCCCTAAAGGGACCAGTACAAATACGTAATGGACAGACGGTCTGgcagttaatttattttgtagggACCCCgaacattttattgtggtgATTATTGTAAACACGGtgtattatttttatgcgtGTATACTCCTAATAAATACAAATCTTGGCCTGCTGTTTCGTTTCCACTTCTGCCAGCACTCACGGAGTGCAAGTGAATCAGTTGTTTCAGAAACAATACATAtcctttgaccataacttttcAGGAGGAACAAAAAactgtttcttaaaaaaattaaggaaagcaatgtaaaatatttagattATCTAAATATTGAATTTCTACAGGTGCTCTACAAGTAggaacattattaaaatattattaatatcagcagttatgatttttttttaatgtggaGATGtggtgtttttaaaaataatgggAGATGTGTTGTTCCTAAAACACATTGAAtgaatatgtttaaaaaaaaaaacccaaatacaaaaacaattattttattaatcaaatTAATTAGTACTTGTGCTTTAGAAGTGAAACTTTACAAAATGAAAACATGCAAGCAGCGTCactatatataaattatatattttcgcTTTTTTGCATAATCTCGTCATCTCGTTACCTATCGCTTCAGAATGAGCTGCAATCGGACAGAAtatcagcataatattatattatactagctgtcccggcaaatgtttctttgccatataaagtatttcgcccgtgttattttattgaagtgactaaataagtatgtcaccatggcaacgtccatcgcgatcccgtcgcataaacaatggtcgccgtcagtctcgaattgtaataatttactattatttattcaataaatgcacttatcaatataaaagtacccagtacccagtggttaaaatcagtaaagccgtttcggaggagtacggtgactaacattgtgacacgagaatttataTACAAGAAGATTATGCAGCAAAGCCCATTATCAAATTCGAAGCAACTTAGCTCGGCTGCAGTACGCTGCCAAaactattttcattttaaattgattttataCAAACCCGAGGCACAATTTAATTTTCTGAGCGAATGACTCAGACGATTATATTACGGTGGAGTTAATATTttcctaaatattattttcgccggcaaaagctagttaatgataaaattaaaataaaataaatatttaaggggggctcccatacaaaaaatacaattattgggctatgtttgctctataatggtacggaacccttcgtgcgttaGTCCGACTCGCACCTGACCGATTTTTTATCTTATTAACTTTTAACGGCCGCACCTAGAGAGATTTGGtgataatataggtacttaacttaaattaaaatatggagGGTTGGAAATAAAATGCCTTTTCttagaattatttaaatgtatctAATGTTATGGGTCTCAGAAGCccgaaataaatgttttttttttctctcaaaatattcattaaattaaagtttagttATTACTAAAATATGTCTTTGAGTGCGGTAAGCTATATTTTCTGTTGCTCCAATGCGGATAAAACAAATGCGGAATTTGGTGCCCATTTTTGGTTAAATCCCCATAAATCCGAAACGCGTTGTCACCGGAAGTATTTTGGTAAATGTGCCACAATCTGCGGCTGTCTGGCACGCTCTGGCATGGTCTGGCACTGCTGGCATTTTTAACGCTCAAGGTTTAAATTACTAACGTATAGTCACCATTAGCCAGCGAAAATGTTGGTAATTTGGAATATTTTGTTCACCACAGTCTTTGCGCGGTGTGTTATGGcggcggttctcaaactttttggtggcggaaccccCTTCctgttttttcatacaaacgtattctccaatttactccctggacaatgcgtctagagtctagacaaatgatttatttggatggcgcagggtgaagcgtgatggcaatagtttcttcgtttaaattctactgcacccgcgttccctcttaagaAGTGGTATTTGTGACGGACtcgaaaaataatgttttggctTTCAAGGGAATGCCTCCATGCTGGTGTCATGtcatttataaaacaaaaaagatcGCGGAGCCCCTACAAGGCCTTGGCTTCgacggagcacactttgagaatagcTGTGGATGTGTGCACTGTTATTTCACTTGGAATCTTCTTTAAAAGTGATACTCAATATTATGTAGTCTCTATGTTAGAAGACCACAGAGGTAAAACGAAAAAATGTAATTCTTCCCCTAAATTGCCATTGCATGAAATGACGCGCCATTTCATGCCGGTTTTACAATTACAGTGcttccaaagtgataatgcgcatagaattttttgtaatttttcggcaacggttgCACatgtatttcccgagcgtcagaagagtcgctgcaagcgctgttttaaacttaactttaagaaaaacagcccTTTGCGGCGATGTAGaggcttggacgttaccatggtaaggtcactggccacgtcgcgatggcttcccggtgaatTATAGCACTTactgacggaccggcgacagcggaaagccatatgatatttacttctatttcctttgaacaaggtgcaaaatgcaagtgcattgtttggggctcttacgtttcatagattcgggtgtttccgtGATTACAACAGTTAGCGAAGATTTTCATGCGCATTTTTAATTTGAGAGTACATCGAGAAGTCTGTTTGAAATAACCCGAAGACATTTCCTGCATATTGTATCTGCAGCAGTCACTGAGACATTTTCTTATTTCCCGGATGACGCCACGTGTGACCACAGACTAGGAACGGGTAGACATGGCCAGGGTATTAGCAGACTAGACAGAACTATTTTAcgtcggttcttctcgtcgggctagttcccgaaccggtggcaggcctcatgtagacgttctaaaagtgttaactttgttaacctattcagaaataaatattttgattttcattTTACTCTGGTTTTAGTACTGTGGCGAATCAGCTAGCACCAAAATCCTGCATAGAGTCATCAACGTTTTTTATAAACGGCTTAAAATAACGCACTCGGTCAGAAGATCTTAATTTTTGGCTTTTATGTCTAATATTAATCATCAATCTTTatctttgacgacctctgtggctcagtggttcaGCACGTGAACAGTGCTCatgccggaggtcgcgggtttgaatcccaccgacgcgacggaacaaaaagtttttaatgttcttgggtcatggatgtgtattaaatatgtatatcttattataataaagatattgaatattcgtatagtataaaagtacaaagtacgagtataatataaatattatttcatgtaaatataaatataagtataatataaatatttaattacaatatttatgaTTATGGCTAATTTATAAAATCacccaagtgcgagtcagaatcacgcacgaagggttccgtaccgctaaaATGCAAacataggccaaaaattgtgtttttactaagtctcccctaccctattagttattactaagtctcgatgtctgtccttctgtccgtcTATCATACACAACACTGTCCGTCATACataatgtgtgaaaatttcagaagtctagctgtagtgtttcTTGAGATATagactggagacagacagacagacagacagacggacagacaacgaagtcttagtaatagggtcccgtttttaccctttgggtagaaaccccaaaaaatcAGGTGTGGACACAACAAACCATTACACCAAAGTGATTAAGCCTCGGTCAAGTTCTGAATCATCTGCGCGATAGGAGATCCTTTATTCATGGTTTAAAGCCGCAactgagaaaaaaaaacaataaaattatgtgatcacgaaatattatatactaatatatgtataaaaacttgagaggtgtcaagggacacccgaatggaacgtagttatttcttatgtttaaaaaacctgtatacttaaacactaaaaaagcgccatctagttgacgcacaggtatactatcaacgccctctgccccttccatgcaggtactaataaaaagtgtcgaggtcaaaatattatatcgttctgtctagcctatctagcctttacgccgaacgcgcgataaggaacttcgtaccaataatactattataaatgcgaaagtatgtctgtctgtctattacctcctTACTCCCAacccactgaaccgattttcttgcaatttggtatgaagatactttgagtcccagaaaaggacataggataaccTGAtgacttttggcgcaacggagtaacGGGCATTATCTAGTTCAAAGTAAACGTAGACTTACTCTGCCAGTTTCTGTTTTACCCCATTAATGTCTTGACAGGTCTGGTTAAATTGCAGCCAGTCGTAAAACCCTCGGTCTTCAAATATCTTCAGAGCGCACTTCGTAGCATCCTTAATGTCGTCATCTATAAgggctaaaaataaataataaaaaaagttaattttattcctttttttattatttctacacttatattattttatgtataaattaatattgtgccagttttttcctttttttacataaattcatATTTTGCTAGTTTTTTTAGCTTGAACTTAACTGGAGACACTGCCCCATGTTGATTTTTAAAGAAACATTGAATTCCTTTGCGTACCTATTATGGCGATGTGCTAcgccaaaaacaaaattaaaagttgtaacctaaaattttatattttattatattgtgtagtaTTGTGTGCACTTACATTGACAAGCTACTTGACAATCCCCACCATTCCCCCCAACTTCGCACGTCCTTTGGGGAAGCTGCAATGAAACCAGAATAAAATAAAGACTCACGCTTGGCAAACAGATCAGCAGCATTCTTAGCAGTAGGAGAGATTTAGTTACTTGTGAATGCGATAATGGGCTGACAGCACATAATAATTTTCTGATATGGGTGTCTTCGGACTGACGAAGACACATGaacataaacatttttaagCACACTTATTCGCTTTAAAAGGAACTAATGTTTCTTTGCTCGCGCTTACTAACGCGCTGAAGATCTTTACACGCGCTTGGCCTTAAGAGctcatatgaccctaacttgactacatactttaacctagatctcaaaatctgtaaggtctagaaaactgattttttgacacaagtaacttcagttcataaagataaaatgctcaagacgaaaacacgattactcaaaaaatgctcgatagtttcttttttacaaaaaaccttgttttagacacatttttgcttggatcttcgaagtttgctgtcttttctttaatattttttaatatctaaaaaggtattgataaaatctaaatttgctcaaaacacttttttcataatcattatagttcgtcttttattcaagtaaaactaactcggcgatgattccgcgccgtcctttttcacctggcatatgaaagacgggcgtgagtgtgaagagagaaggacgatgtttgatttttagagtcaggtgagctcttaaagtCAAGATTGTGCTTATCCTTTGATCGAATATGATACCTGAAATAGTCCATAGTGATGTATTCCTGCCGGCGTTAAGCTTATGGCTTTGGTGTCCCCACCACTCGCATGTTCAGCGAGGCACACCCCTGTGAACGAttcagtatatttttaaatatagataagacaaaaaggagaaaaattAATTCCACCACTCTGGTCCGTATGAGAAATGTTATATCGACCGCGTTCAGataattttaatgataattaaacttaaatttaatgaggAGTTTGACAGACAGTATGTATGGGTGTATGACGTCAAAATCTTAAATTACAGTTAATATTCGTttctgggcccgtaccacgaaacggttttgagactcaaacaatcgtacgagaatgttgcgtcctgctctaacaaacgacgacgacgtgaaatgacgttgttaaagcaggacgtggcattctcgtccgattgtttgagtctcaaaaccgttttgtggtacgggccctgagtTCGGCGGTAAGTTTAGAATTGCAATTAAATAACGTACTTACAGCTGGCAATGTTGCTTTTAGGAAAATCTTGAATATCGTTTAATTCTTTGGCCAAGTCGCATGTATCAAATTTTTTTGCCTCACAGTagacaaaatatgacaaagtAAGAAACAAATGTTTCATTTCAATGCTATGATGGAATTGTTtacgtataataatatgaactatacTAAACTACTTCCCTTCGTTCGCGGGTCgttgaaaattgaaaaagtAGATTTCAAATTACATTGCTGCGTTGCCGCGTTGGTGTGAAATTTTCATTCTTACGTTAATCAAAATCACGCgcttgtaaaaataataaacgatTTGCGCGGAGTTGCTACtttttgatataaaataaacataacatTAGTATGAAGGCTGCTAGGCAGGCAACTgcagaatatattttaatatatttaaatattaaaggccTTAGGGCCCTGCCatcttttttctaaattttgagAAAATAATTTGCTCTATGCGCGTAAAAATACCAAATAATctcaaaaatgttttattgtttcTCAAttctcataaatcataatgacGTCCGCAACATCGTTGcccaaaaattcgtttttcaaGCGAGAACGGTACATTTTAACGGTATACCGGAATATGGGATACTTATATGAAGTATCccatgttctttcccgggacgctTTCTcgttatacaaaatttcagcaaaaccggttcagcggtttaggcgtgaagagataatagACCGACATATACCCACACTTTGGCATAAATATGATATTTATTCACAGACgagattttgcccgcggcttcgctcgcgttaagaagtattattatatacaaactttcatcccctattttaatcccttggggttggaatttatcaaaatcctttcttagcggatgcctacgtcataacatctatctgca
Proteins encoded in this region:
- the LOC121732318 gene encoding lysozyme-like, which gives rise to MKHLFLTLSYFVYCEAKKFDTCDLAKELNDIQDFPKSNIASWVCLAEHASGGDTKAISLTPAGIHHYGLFQLPQRTCEVGGNGGDCQVACQSLIDDDIKDATKCALKIFEDRGFYDWLQFNQTCQDINGVKQKLADCGFKP